From a single Miscanthus floridulus cultivar M001 chromosome 8, ASM1932011v1, whole genome shotgun sequence genomic region:
- the LOC136469994 gene encoding cysteine and histidine-rich domain-containing protein RAR1-like, translating to MDAELLRWKTEDKEIMEKRHREEAAKKGHKEEEERRRVAVYMDEREKKLEQEKSRDLSTFFQSGRRGLGERAPAAMSTATDAAKSGTAAPVRCQRIGCDAVFTDDDNPEGSCQYHPSPMFHDGMKEWSCCKQRSHDFSLFLQIPG from the exons atggatgcagaactGTTGCGGTGGAagacagaggacaaggagataatGGAGAAAAGACACagagaggaggctgcaaaaaaggggcacaaggaagaggaggaaaggaggcgtgttgctgtgtACATGgatgagagggagaagaagcttga ACAGGAAAAGTCTCGAGATCTTTCGACCTTTTTCCAGAGCGGGCGGCGGGGACTCGGAGAGAGGGCACCGGCGGCGATGTCAACGGCGACGGATGCGGCGAAGAGCGGCACAGCCGCGCCGGTGCGGTGCCAGCGGATCGGCTGCGACGCCGTTTTCACCGACGACGACAACCCCGAGGGCTCCTGCCAATACCACCCCTCC CCTATGTTTCATGACGGCATGAAAGAATGGAGCTGCTGCAAGCAAAGAAGCCACGATTTCAGCTTATTTTTGCAGATACCTGGGTAA